A DNA window from Rossellomorea marisflavi contains the following coding sequences:
- the ytxC gene encoding sporulation protein YtxC, with protein MVELIFRREADALRCQKHLGAPSWIKETRIERSSHYAITIEAKTGREMARLKTCLTTFIINEMWKGWTEEALRTDYYYDDPEEVGQICAIISEMRSGERPELTELLTDWDEWGHVLEEVQNLLGHPEPVTFDAFATFRLKKLQDKWREMLGLAIDEYKMEQEYQVFIQMLREYLASRGQRTDTIHLYPSSTGFRFFDGHYAEVTKEELMNAIDKRLFFQHPLYVDSSTIAPLLSLAPRSIFVYGSEEEKIVTTLRNIFEDRLDILPVSYFPDPCIPLDLANE; from the coding sequence TTGGTAGAATTGATTTTCAGACGAGAGGCTGATGCACTGCGATGTCAAAAGCATCTGGGTGCACCATCCTGGATAAAGGAAACGCGGATTGAAAGAAGCAGCCACTATGCGATTACGATAGAAGCGAAGACCGGGCGTGAAATGGCCAGGCTTAAAACATGCCTGACAACCTTCATCATCAACGAGATGTGGAAGGGATGGACGGAAGAGGCCCTGAGAACGGATTACTATTACGATGATCCGGAGGAAGTGGGTCAGATCTGCGCCATCATTTCCGAGATGCGAAGCGGCGAACGGCCGGAACTGACGGAGCTCTTGACCGACTGGGATGAGTGGGGGCACGTATTGGAAGAAGTGCAGAACCTCCTCGGCCATCCGGAACCAGTCACATTTGATGCTTTCGCCACCTTCAGGCTGAAGAAACTCCAGGACAAGTGGAGGGAAATGCTCGGCCTGGCGATAGATGAGTATAAGATGGAACAGGAATATCAAGTATTCATCCAGATGCTGAGGGAGTATCTCGCTTCAAGGGGACAGAGGACCGATACGATCCATTTGTATCCTTCCAGTACGGGATTTCGTTTTTTCGATGGCCACTATGCAGAGGTGACGAAGGAAGAGCTGATGAACGCCATCGACAAACGATTGTTCTTTCAGCATCCCCTGTATGTAGACTCCTCCACCATCGCTCCGTTGCTGTCGCTGGCACCGAGAAGCATCTTTGTATACGGCTCGGAAGAGGAGAAGATCGTCACCACCCTGAGGAATATTTTTGAAGATCGACTGGATATCCTTCCGGTCAGCTACTTCCCGGATCCGTGCATCCCCCTCGATCTTGCCAACGAATAG